Below is a window of Alphaproteobacteria bacterium DNA.
GTTTTCAAAATGAAGCCCAGATTGATATGCAATATTATTTACATACCAAGAATCTTTTTTGGGTGGCAAATCTTGAGCAGGCATTTCATCTTCATTAGTAAGATCAGAAGACCTTTCCGTTCTTTTGGTGACGGCGCTTTTCTTCTGGTGAAGATCACTCATGGGTTCTTCTTCGTCCATAGCGATTGTAATAGGCGATGCTAATATACCAAATGACAATGCTGCTAGCATAAAATATTTGTTCATAATTTTTCCAATTTCAAATGAGTTGAGGGGGTTTTATAACCACTTTTCTATATGCATATAAGTATATCAAAATACAAATTCAAGTAGTTTGTTAATTTAACTAGCTTATTTTGTTTGTTTTTTATAAATACGTGGTCATTATGGATTTGGCCCGTTTTTGAATTTACTAAAGCTTACCCTCAAATGCCTCTCGAAATCGATTCTTGTGGTGATAATTTGGTGATAATTAAATTTCAGTATGGAGAGCTGTTTCCTCAAGAGCTAAGGAAACAATGGTGCCGGCTGCAGGAGTCGAACCCGCAACCTACTGTTTACATACAGTAGGACTTATCTTATCAGCGCTTCCCCATAGATCTATAAACGTATGAAAATAGGACACTTTTTTAAAAATAACCTCTCATTAATCAACAATAAATCGCATTAAATCGATTTCTATTGCTGCCGGATCTATAATTTATTATGACCAGCGAACAGGAGGAAGATATGCAAGACGGCAAGAAGCTAACCAAGCGGGTTGTTGAAAGCATTAAGCTAGATAAGAGTGTAGAAGTACTTGTTTGGGATTCTGAGATCAAGGGTTTTGCTGTAAAGGTCTATCCAACAGGCCGCAAGACATATTTTGTGCAATATCGTAATGGACTTCTGCGGACACGTCGCAAAAAGATTGGCGTTCATGGAACCTATCAGCAAACCTTATAAATTGAGCCCATGAACACAAGACACTGTGTACCCCGTGTTACTACGGGATTGATAAATTCGATCACTCCCCTGATAATAACCTTTAACAAAGGACAAGATGTTGCTTTGACGGCAAAAAATATGAGATCCATACTGCCTAAATCTGAATAGCAGTTATAGGTTCATCATACTAGGAAAGGAAATTGTTATGAAAAAAGTTAAATGTATTGCCTTATTGGCAGCCATATTCTTAAGTTCAATTCCCCTCATGGGGATGGATTCAGATGACGATTCAGGTGACCATGGTGACGAGGGTTTTAGAAGTTCGTTAAGTGAAGAGCAACTTACCACTATTTGCCCTTTCTTATACATGGAGGATGGCCAGGGGGTCGCTTTAAAATTAAAAGAGCCAGACCTAAAGACAGTCTATAGACAATGTGCAGAATACAATAACTATCCCTTTTCATTACCCGATGATCGTGTTGAAGAAAATACAGTATGTTTTTCTCGACAAGGCGCATCCTCACTTGATCAAGCACCAGAACCGGTATTAGCTACCATATTGCCTATTATACAGTCATCGGTAACTCAAATTATCCTTCAAGATTGCCCAAATGTTGAGAAGCTCATCCGATTAAAGGATCAACTGCCCGGACAACCTGATGGTCCCCATAGAAAAGCTTACGGATTTCATTTGTTTGGGGATGCCAATGTAAATCTTGGTAACCTTAGAGGTTTATTGAATGCATGGGGTGGAAGTCCTGCCTCATGTAAGCATCTCGATTTTGCCATCAGAAATCTAAGAGATGATGCAGCCAGAAAACTTGTTCTGACAACAATCCTAGAAATCCTAGATTTAGCAGCCTGCAGTGACCTTCAAACTTTAAGCATCCGGTTCATGCATCTCACGAACGCAGACTTGGATCTTTTGACCCAAACGCTTGTGAAAAAATCACGCCCGCTAAAGCGCTTAATCTTATCATTTAATGATTTAGATGATGGTGTATTAGGAAAGGATGGGCTTATAGACCAATTACTCAAAAGCACAAAAAATTTGTCTAAGTTTTCTATCCTAGATCTTAAAGGCAATAAATTTGCGAATCCTGGTTTATGGGATATTAATCTAGGGCTCAGGACACGATGCCGATATGTTCAAAGAGAAGGAGGAGATACCCCGAAGCTTTCATTTTGTTTTAGTGGTTTATCCCCCAAGGATTTAAAAGGGCCAAAAGCTTCAGACGTACTAAATGCAAATGCCAGTTTTGATCAGCCAGATGATCTGCCAAAACCGTTTTCTTTTAGTGATATTCAAGCAATAAAAGATGCCTTTGACGGCGTTGGGGATCCCCCAGCAAAAGTTAAAAGGGTATGGTTCTTAAAAAATAGTCCTTACTGTAATTTAGCTGATCAAATGCTCGTGCTTAGGCATGGACGTCACAGATCTTGGACAACAATTGACCTAACTGATCGCGCACTTGAGAGGCATTCTGATGTCGAGCTCATTTTAAGGCATGTTTTAAATTCAGCTGCTTTAAGAAACCTCAAATTAGCTGGAGCATTTAGAGAACGCGTTGATATGGAAGTAGTATCTCATCAGACAGTTTTAAGAACCCTTCGTCGGTTTAATGCCCTTACGGTATTGTCATTAGCTCAAAACCGTTTGGGCTTAATTGCAGGAACTTATCAAGACATTATCGAGGACTTAAGCACGCTCCAAGCGATTGATTATTCACACAATCAAATTGGACAGGCGGGGGGCGAAACAAGGAGTTTCCTTGAAGGATTAGAGCTCGGCTTAGACCAACAAAGAGAGATCAGAGCCCTTAATTTAAGTCATAATATCTTTTCGGATGACAATTTTAGTGATCTATTGGTGGCAATAGGTAGGAGTCCGCAATTAGCGATTTGTGATCTTTCTTGGAATCAGATTAAATTCGAGGAAGGACTTCAAAATGTATTCATTAACAG
It encodes the following:
- a CDS encoding Arm DNA-binding domain-containing protein, which produces MTSEQEEDMQDGKKLTKRVVESIKLDKSVEVLVWDSEIKGFAVKVYPTGRKTYFVQYRNGLLRTRRKKIGVHGTYQQTL